ACGGCCTCTCGACCACCAACCGGCAAAAGGTCCCCGTCAAGCAGGCGATGCTCGCCGCCGCCGAGCACACCTACGTGGTCGCCGACCACACCAAGCTGGGCCGGCGCGCCTTCGCCCGGTTCGCAGCCGTCGGCGAAGTAGGCGCGTTGATCTGCGACGAGGAGGCCCGCACCGCGTGCCCGTCCCAGCTGGCAGCCCTGGAGGAGGCGGGACTCGCCATCCTGCTGGCGACGTGACGACGAGACCCGCCCGCGACGGGCATGACGGGTAGGGGGCGGCGCTCGCGGCGGGGAGGGGAAGGCCTTGGAACCAGGCGCAGGAGGGCCAGCCCACCGGGCAAAGGAGGGCCAGCATGTTTGGGCTCGTGGCCGACGACGTGACGGGAGCCAACGCCACCGCGGCCCGGGTGGCGGCCCGGACCGGCATCCCAGGTCGGGTGGTGCTGGATCCCGGGACGTGGACGGCACCGGCGGCAACGGATGACGCAGACCCCCTTGCAGCCGCGGCGGACGCCGAGCCGTCCCTGCACGTGGTCCCCACCCACTCCCGGACGGTGGAACCGGCCGAGGCCCGCCGGCGCGTGCGCACCGCGTTCCTCGGCCTGCGCCGGCGAGGATGTCGACGCTTCGGCAAGCGCATCGACAGCACCCTGCGCGGCAACCTGGGCGCCGAACTGGCGGGGGCCCTCGATGCCCTCCCCGGCCACCTGGCCGTGGTGGTCGCGGCCTTCCCCGCCTCCGGCCGGGCCACCGTCGCGGGTCGCCTGCGGATCCACGGCGTCCCCCTCTTGGACACCGAGGCGGCCCGGGACCCCGTCACGCCCGTCACCGACGACGACGTGGCCCGGCTGCTGGTCGCCCAGAGCGGGCTCGACGTCCGGTATCTCCCGCCCGGGCCCGCCGGGTACGGCGACGACCTGCCGGAGCGGCTGGCGAGGCTGCACGGCGCAGGGGTCCGCGCCGTGGTCCTCGACGCCACCACCGACGACGACGTCGAGACCCTGGCTGCCCTGGTCGCCCGCGCACCCGTGCCCGTGCTGGCGGTGGATCCCGGTCCGTTCTTCGCCGCCTGGCTCGCCCACCAGCCCGAGGTGGGCGCAGCCGGGGCGGGGACGCGGACCCCTCCCGCCCTGGCGGCCGCGACCAGCCCACCGCCGCTCCGGGAACGGGGCCCCTGGCTCGTGGTGGCGGGCAGCCTCACCACCCTGACGGACCGGCAGCTCGCCGCCCTCTGCCGCCGCTGGCCGGTGGCCCGTCTCCGTGCCCCGCTGGACCAGCTGCTGGCGGACCCGGAAGGCTGCGCCGCGACCCTGCTCCCGGCCGTGAACGCCGCCCTCGAGCGGTGGGGGCTGGCCGTCGTCGAGACGGATCGCCGGCAGGTGCTGGGCGGAACGCAGACCGGTGGGTCGGTGAGCGGTGGGGCCGCCCAGCGGGTGGCCCACGCCCTGGGACGGATGGCAGCCCAGCTGACGGAACGGCTGCCCCCGCTGGCCGGGCTCGTCCTGACGGGTGGCGACACCGCGGCGGCGGTGGCCACCGCCCTGGGGGCGGGCGGACTGCACATCACCAGCGAGCTGGCGCCCCTGGTGGCGGGCGGCTCGTTGGAAGGCGGCCGCCGGTCGGGGCTCGCCGTGATCACCAAGGGCGGGCTGGTCGGCGACGACCATCTGCTCATCCGGCTCCTGGAGCACCGGGTGGGTCGCGCCGATCCCGCCACGGCCCCCTCCCACGCCGGGGAGGGCGCGGACCGGTCGGACCCGCGCGCGGGGGCCGGTTCATCCGACCCGGGGGCCGGGCCGGTCCCTGGGAGATTGACGACGGAGGTGCAAGGCCGGTGAAGGTGGAGCCTCGGGACCCGGCAGTGGATGCGGAGCGGCCGCTGGTGGCTGTCACGCTGGGCGATCCGGCCGGCATCGGACCGGAGATCGTGGTCAAGGCCTTGACGGACCCGGAGGTCTACCGGGTGCTGCGGCCCGTGGTCATCGGCGACCGGGGGGCGGTCGAGCGGGCCCGCGCCCTGGTGCCGGACGCCCCCGCCGTGCGAATGGTGGCAGACCCTGCCGAGGGTGCCTACGCACCCGGCACCCTGGATCTGGTCGACCTGGCCAACGTGCCGGCCGACCTCCCCCTGGGAAGGGTGCAGGCGGCGGCGGGGCGCGCCGCCTACCAGTTCATCGAGCGGGCGGTCGCCTGGGCCCTCGCCGGCAAGGTCGACGCCGTCGCCACGGCCCCGATCCACAAGGAGGCCCTGCGGGCGGCGGGCGTGCCCCACATCGGCCACACGGAGATCTTCGCGGAGCTGACGGGCTCGCCCGAGCCCCTG
The sequence above is drawn from the Thermaerobacter sp. FW80 genome and encodes:
- a CDS encoding four-carbon acid sugar kinase family protein; its protein translation is MFGLVADDVTGANATAARVAARTGIPGRVVLDPGTWTAPAATDDADPLAAAADAEPSLHVVPTHSRTVEPAEARRRVRTAFLGLRRRGCRRFGKRIDSTLRGNLGAELAGALDALPGHLAVVVAAFPASGRATVAGRLRIHGVPLLDTEAARDPVTPVTDDDVARLLVAQSGLDVRYLPPGPAGYGDDLPERLARLHGAGVRAVVLDATTDDDVETLAALVARAPVPVLAVDPGPFFAAWLAHQPEVGAAGAGTRTPPALAAATSPPPLRERGPWLVVAGSLTTLTDRQLAALCRRWPVARLRAPLDQLLADPEGCAATLLPAVNAALERWGLAVVETDRRQVLGGTQTGGSVSGGAAQRVAHALGRMAAQLTERLPPLAGLVLTGGDTAAAVATALGAGGLHITSELAPLVAGGSLEGGRRSGLAVITKGGLVGDDHLLIRLLEHRVGRADPATAPSHAGEGADRSDPRAGAGSSDPGAGPVPGRLTTEVQGR